One genomic region from Osmerus mordax isolate fOsmMor3 chromosome 4, fOsmMor3.pri, whole genome shotgun sequence encodes:
- the lepa gene encoding leptin a, translated as MDCTLALFLSSVLALLTMGAGASLSPAIVRNKVKLEAEHMVDMIETLNNKWMSSQLVGGSLDPSTEKHLEGLSSIVEVIETYHVLLESLPQERLRQLKVSVNSLKTWLEKMCPGTQQTAWEENQLELPNKFPESKSLVVLGKLKSFLYLLKSNLNVLQTCSTTELKDLEKKSAS; from the exons ATGGACTGCACCctggctctcttcctctcctctgtgctgGCCCTGCTCACCATGGGAGCAGGGGCTTCTCTCTCACCAGCCATTGTGAGGAACAAAGTCAAATTAGAGGCAGAGCACATGGTGGACATGATAGAGACACTTAATAACAAG TGGATGTCTTCTCAGCTAGTGGGTGGGAGTCTGGACCCCTCCACAGAGAAGCATCTGGAGGGGCTCTCCTCCATCGTGGAGGTCATAGAGACCTACCATGTTCTGCTGGAGAGCCTGCCCCAGGAGAGGCTCAGACAGCTCAAGGTGTCGGTCAACTCTCTGAAGACCTGGCTGGAGAAGAtgtgcccagggacacaacagaCAGCTTGGGAAGAGAACCAGCTGGAGTTGCCCAATAAGTTTCCAGAAAGCAAAAGCCTGGTGGTCCTGGGGAAGCTTAAGAGCTTCCTGTATCTCCTGAAGAGCAATCTGAACGTGCTCCAGACCTGCTCGACAACTGAACTGAAAGACCTGGAGAAGAAGTCGGCATCCTAG